TACCACAGAGGCTCAACCAAATCCTGATGTAAAAGACTCCGACTCTGAAAGTGCAGCAGAAGAAGCGCCTAAATATGACATTCATTACGACATGGACATTGATGTTACGCCGGAAATGATGGAAAAATATTTAAAAGCCCAAAAAACCCACGATGAAGAAGATGATCATATGCTGGGTGACCATTTGCATGGAGAAGAATTGCGCAATGCGGTGCCGCCTACTGAAATGTTGAAAATACGCGCAGCGGCAGAAAGTGGTGACGCTTATGCCCAAGGTGAATTAGGTGAGTTTTACCATATGGGAATGGGGGTTGAGCGCGATTTGCGTAAAGCATTTTTCTGGTTTCGTGAGGGTGCTGAAAATGGCGACACGAATTCGATGCGATATTTAGGCAAGTATTACATGGGAGAATTTCCTGAGCTTAAAATCGATAAAAATCTGGATGAAGCGCAAAAGTGGCTTGTGAAGTTGGTGCGTATCGAAGATCCGATGGGTATGGCAATGTATGGTAGATTGTTGTATCAACGTGCTCGCGAAGGTGAGAAGCATTATGAACCCGAAGCGGCATATTGGTATGATAGAGGCATGGGTGGAAACTGGGATCCGGATTATGAGCCGCCAAGTCTTAAAGTTGATGCATCTGCTGTAGGCGATGAAGTTATGAAGACAGGTGAAGTTGACGATGATGTGACAGAGACCGAGAATGAGCCGCTAGAACAAGCGCCGAAAAATAAATAATACAAGAGTGGTAATGGAAATTAAACACGGTGCTGTATATATTAGATAA
This window of the Alphaproteobacteria bacterium genome carries:
- a CDS encoding sel1 repeat family protein codes for the protein MRRKKYSSLCLLMSSVTIVVGADAVNAAVQVAEKPIILAMGEKQVAPQPPEKASVPVTTEAQPNPDVKDSDSESAAEEAPKYDIHYDMDIDVTPEMMEKYLKAQKTHDEEDDHMLGDHLHGEELRNAVPPTEMLKIRAAAESGDAYAQGELGEFYHMGMGVERDLRKAFFWFREGAENGDTNSMRYLGKYYMGEFPELKIDKNLDEAQKWLVKLVRIEDPMGMAMYGRLLYQRAREGEKHYEPEAAYWYDRGMGGNWDPDYEPPSLKVDASAVGDEVMKTGEVDDDVTETENEPLEQAPKNK